From one Simplicispira suum genomic stretch:
- the atpA gene encoding F0F1 ATP synthase subunit alpha, which yields MQLNPAEISELIKSRIEGLEVGSDIRNQGTVVSVSDGIVRIHGLSDAMQGEMLEFPATADGTPSYGLALNLERDSVGSVILGEYEHISEGDTVKCTGRILEVPVGPELIGRVVNALGQPIDGKGPINAKMTDVIEKVAPGVIARKSVDQPLQTGLKSIDSMVPIGRGQRELIIGDRQTGKTAVAIDAIINQKGQGVTCVYVAIGQKASSIKNVVRSLEQAGAMDYTIVVAASASESAAMQYVSAYSGCTMGEYFRDRGQDSLIVYDDLSKQAVAYRQVSLLLRRPPGREAYPGDVFYLHSRLLERAARVNEKYVEDFTKGEVKGKTGSLTALPIIETQAGDVSAFVPTNVISITDGQIFLETSLFNAGIRPAINAGISVSRVGGAAQTKLIKSLSGGIRTDLAQYRELAAFAQFASDLDDATRKQLDRGARVTELLKQAQYSPLPISLMAATLFAVNKGFLDDIDVKNVLAFEHGLHQFLKTSHAALLDKLEAAKAMDKDAEAALSDAVAAFKKSFA from the coding sequence ATGCAACTCAATCCCGCAGAAATTTCTGAACTGATCAAGAGCCGCATTGAAGGTCTCGAAGTTGGTTCTGACATCCGAAATCAAGGCACCGTGGTGTCCGTGTCGGACGGCATCGTGCGCATCCATGGCCTGTCGGACGCGATGCAGGGCGAAATGCTCGAGTTCCCGGCCACCGCCGATGGCACGCCTTCGTACGGTTTGGCGCTGAACCTCGAGCGTGACTCGGTCGGCTCGGTGATTCTGGGCGAGTACGAGCACATCTCAGAAGGCGATACCGTCAAGTGCACGGGCCGCATTCTGGAAGTGCCCGTCGGCCCCGAGCTGATTGGCCGCGTGGTCAACGCGCTCGGTCAGCCGATTGATGGCAAAGGCCCGATCAACGCCAAGATGACTGACGTGATCGAAAAGGTTGCTCCAGGTGTGATCGCGCGCAAGTCCGTGGATCAGCCGCTGCAGACCGGTTTGAAGTCCATTGACTCGATGGTGCCAATTGGCCGTGGCCAGCGCGAGCTGATCATTGGCGACCGCCAGACCGGCAAGACGGCCGTGGCCATCGACGCCATCATCAACCAGAAGGGTCAGGGCGTTACCTGCGTCTACGTCGCCATCGGCCAGAAGGCATCGTCCATCAAGAACGTGGTGCGCTCGCTGGAGCAAGCCGGTGCCATGGACTACACCATCGTCGTGGCCGCATCGGCTTCTGAGTCCGCCGCCATGCAATACGTATCGGCCTACTCCGGCTGCACCATGGGCGAGTATTTCCGCGACCGCGGCCAGGACTCCCTCATCGTGTACGACGACCTGTCCAAGCAAGCTGTTGCCTACCGCCAGGTGTCCCTGCTGCTGCGCCGCCCACCAGGCCGTGAAGCCTACCCCGGCGACGTGTTCTATCTTCACAGCCGTCTGCTGGAGCGCGCAGCCCGCGTGAACGAAAAGTACGTGGAAGACTTCACCAAGGGCGAAGTCAAGGGCAAGACGGGTTCGCTGACCGCATTGCCCATCATTGAAACGCAGGCTGGCGACGTGTCCGCCTTCGTGCCTACCAACGTGATCTCGATCACCGACGGCCAGATTTTCCTGGAAACCAGCCTGTTCAACGCCGGTATCCGCCCAGCCATCAACGCCGGTATTTCGGTCTCGCGCGTCGGTGGAGCGGCGCAGACCAAGCTGATCAAGTCGCTGTCCGGCGGTATTCGTACCGATCTGGCCCAGTACCGCGAGCTGGCTGCATTCGCGCAGTTTGCTTCCGATCTGGACGACGCCACCCGCAAGCAGCTCGACCGCGGTGCCCGCGTGACGGAATTGCTCAAGCAGGCCCAGTACAGTCCCCTGCCCATTTCGCTGATGGCGGCCACCTTGTTCGCAGTGAACAAGGGCTTCCTCGACGACATCGACGTCAAGAACGTGCTTGCTTTCGAGCATGGGCTGCACCAGTTCCTCAAGACCAGCCACGCAGCATTGCTTGACAAGCTCGAAGCCGCCAAGGCAATGGACAAAGACGCTGAAGCGGCTTTGTCCGACGCTGTGGCTGCGTTCAAGAAGTCTTTCGCTTAA
- a CDS encoding F0F1 ATP synthase subunit delta — translation MAEIATIARPYAEALFKACADKGEGASRAALDWADRLGAIAASPALQQVVGNPKVTSEQLFDLVTGVAGEALPTLAQNFLRTVIDNDRVEALPEIAAQFRALVNRQRGSSDAVVYSAFAMDDSALAELGATLEKRFSRKLNLSVQRDESLIGGIRVVVGDEVLDTSVKARLEQMKAALTA, via the coding sequence ATGGCCGAAATCGCGACCATTGCCCGCCCTTACGCGGAAGCCTTGTTCAAGGCCTGCGCTGACAAAGGCGAAGGCGCTTCGCGCGCTGCGCTGGATTGGGCCGACCGGCTTGGCGCCATTGCCGCCAGCCCCGCGCTGCAGCAAGTTGTCGGCAACCCCAAGGTCACGTCAGAACAACTGTTCGACTTGGTGACTGGGGTGGCAGGCGAGGCCTTGCCGACACTGGCGCAGAACTTTCTGCGCACGGTGATCGATAACGACCGCGTCGAGGCGCTGCCCGAAATCGCCGCCCAGTTTCGTGCACTGGTGAATCGCCAGCGTGGTTCGTCTGATGCGGTGGTTTACAGCGCTTTCGCCATGGACGATTCTGCTTTGGCCGAGCTCGGCGCCACGCTTGAAAAACGTTTCTCGCGCAAGCTGAACCTGAGCGTGCAGCGCGACGAGTCGCTGATCGGTGGCATTCGCGTGGTGGTGGGCGATGAAGTGCTCGACACCTCGGTGAAAGCCCGACTTGAACAAATGAAAGCCGCCCTCACCGCCTGA
- a CDS encoding F0F1 ATP synthase subunit B, whose protein sequence is MSINATLFVQAIVFLILVLFTMKFVWPPVAKALDERAQKIADGLAAADRAKSELSAANQRVEQELSQARNETATRLADADRRAQAIIEEAKVRASEEAGKIVAAARSEAEQQAVQARETLREQVAVLAVKGAEQILRKEVDSGVHADLLTRLKTEL, encoded by the coding sequence GTGAGTATCAATGCGACCCTGTTCGTTCAGGCCATCGTCTTCCTGATCCTGGTGCTGTTCACGATGAAATTCGTGTGGCCCCCGGTTGCGAAGGCGCTGGATGAGCGAGCCCAGAAAATCGCCGATGGCCTCGCTGCTGCCGACCGTGCCAAATCCGAGCTGAGCGCTGCCAATCAGCGTGTCGAGCAGGAGTTGTCGCAGGCACGCAATGAGACGGCGACACGTCTTGCCGACGCGGACCGCCGCGCCCAAGCCATCATTGAAGAAGCCAAGGTTCGCGCCAGCGAAGAAGCCGGCAAGATCGTGGCTGCCGCCCGTTCGGAAGCCGAACAGCAGGCCGTTCAGGCCCGCGAAACGCTGCGCGAGCAGGTTGCGGTGCTGGCCGTCAAAGGTGCCGAGCAGATCCTGCGCAAGGAGGTCGATTCCGGCGTCCATGCCGACCTGCTCACGCGTTTGAAGACCGAACTGTAG
- the atpE gene encoding F0F1 ATP synthase subunit C produces the protein MENILGLVALGCGLIVGLGAIGASIGIGLMGGKFLEASARQPELMNELQTKMFVLAGLIDAAFLIGVAIALLFAFANPFVLA, from the coding sequence ATGGAAAACATTCTCGGTCTCGTCGCTCTGGGTTGCGGTCTTATCGTGGGCCTGGGCGCTATTGGTGCTTCCATTGGCATTGGCCTGATGGGTGGCAAGTTCCTGGAAGCCTCGGCTCGCCAGCCTGAATTGATGAACGAACTGCAAACCAAGATGTTCGTTCTGGCTGGTTTGATCGACGCCGCATTCCTGATTGGCGTCGCTATCGCCCTGCTGTTCGCTTTCGCCAACCCCTTCGTCCTGGCCTAA
- the atpB gene encoding F0F1 ATP synthase subunit A: MAAEAHAPTASEYIVHHLQHLQNIKQKAVIDMSVVNYDSIIVGLLVGGLGLFFFWLAARKATSGVPGRWQAAVEIMIEMVDTQAKATIHNAQSRKLIAPLALTVFVWIFLMNAMDLLPVDLLPVIWAQIWGAAGNDPHHAYLRIVPTADLSTTMGLSVSVLVLCLIYSVKIKGLGGWMHELVTAPFGTSKNPIFALILGVINLFMQIIEYVAKTVSHGMRLFGNMYAGELVFMLIAVMGGAAALSLSGVLLPVGHIIAGTIWAIFHILIITLQAFIFMMLTLIYLGQAHESH; the protein is encoded by the coding sequence ATGGCCGCAGAAGCGCACGCTCCGACTGCAAGTGAATACATCGTTCACCACCTGCAGCATCTTCAAAACATCAAGCAAAAAGCCGTTATTGACATGTCGGTCGTGAACTACGACTCCATCATCGTCGGCTTGTTGGTGGGTGGTTTGGGTCTCTTTTTCTTCTGGCTGGCTGCGCGAAAGGCTACGTCCGGTGTGCCGGGTCGCTGGCAGGCGGCGGTGGAAATCATGATCGAGATGGTCGACACCCAGGCCAAGGCCACGATCCACAATGCTCAAAGCCGCAAACTGATTGCTCCTTTGGCGCTCACCGTATTCGTCTGGATTTTCCTGATGAATGCCATGGATCTTTTGCCGGTGGACCTGCTGCCCGTCATCTGGGCGCAGATATGGGGTGCCGCAGGCAACGATCCGCACCATGCCTACCTGCGCATTGTTCCCACTGCCGACCTTTCGACCACGATGGGCCTCTCGGTCTCCGTGCTGGTTTTGTGTCTGATTTACAGCGTCAAGATCAAAGGTCTTGGCGGCTGGATGCACGAACTCGTCACGGCGCCTTTTGGCACCAGCAAGAACCCGATCTTTGCCCTGATTCTGGGTGTGATCAATCTGTTCATGCAGATCATTGAATACGTTGCCAAGACGGTCTCGCACGGTATGCGACTGTTTGGCAACATGTACGCTGGCGAGTTGGTGTTCATGCTGATCGCCGTGATGGGCGGTGCAGCAGCCTTGTCGCTTTCCGGCGTGTTGCTCCCCGTGGGGCACATCATTGCGGGCACGATTTGGGCGATTTTTCACATCCTGATCATCACCTTGCAAGCCTTTATTTTCATGATGCTGACGCTGATTTATCTCGGCCAGGCGCATGAATCTCACTGA
- a CDS encoding ATP synthase subunit I gives MNPVAPRHEAEDEEPEFKPLTPDQAREWRKRHPALSVWRLVFGQLLVGSLVTLLTWLITQDRAVAGSAAWGALCVVVPAALFARGMARARQTVGEVLVGLFVWEMAKIALTVAMLWMATRWLQSPSWPALLVAMVVTMKTYWFVLLVRPGVRKTD, from the coding sequence GTGAATCCAGTCGCCCCCAGACACGAAGCTGAGGACGAAGAACCCGAGTTCAAGCCGCTGACGCCCGATCAGGCTCGCGAATGGCGCAAACGCCATCCCGCATTGTCTGTGTGGCGTCTTGTGTTTGGGCAGTTGCTGGTGGGCTCCTTGGTCACTTTGCTGACCTGGCTCATCACCCAAGACCGCGCGGTGGCGGGGTCTGCTGCCTGGGGTGCCTTGTGTGTCGTAGTTCCTGCCGCGCTTTTTGCGCGCGGCATGGCGCGCGCAAGACAGACAGTCGGCGAGGTGTTGGTAGGGTTGTTCGTGTGGGAGATGGCGAAAATTGCGCTAACCGTTGCCATGCTGTGGATGGCGACGCGCTGGCTCCAGTCGCCAAGTTGGCCGGCTTTGCTGGTTGCAATGGTGGTGACGATGAAAACGTACTGGTTCGTGCTTTTGGTGCGGCCCGGTGTCCGAAAAACCGATTGA
- a CDS encoding YbeD family protein has translation METPPIPPKPADAAIASDTRKNSLIEYPSRFPIKVMGANEDGLVRALTEIARRLDPSFDAAGIELRPSRTGKYLGVTLTVTATSREQLDALYLAFTSHALVKVVL, from the coding sequence ATGGAGACGCCACCCATTCCGCCCAAGCCGGCCGACGCAGCCATCGCTTCCGACACGCGCAAGAACTCGTTGATCGAGTATCCCTCGCGCTTCCCAATCAAAGTGATGGGAGCCAACGAGGACGGTCTGGTGCGCGCACTGACAGAGATTGCCAGGCGTCTGGATCCAAGTTTTGATGCCGCAGGCATCGAATTGCGGCCAAGCCGAACGGGCAAGTACCTCGGAGTGACGTTGACCGTGACTGCAACCAGCCGGGAACAGCTCGACGCGCTCTATCTTGCTTTCACTTCGCATGCGCTGGTCAAGGTGGTTCTCTGA
- the lipB gene encoding lipoyl(octanoyl) transferase LipB, with protein MELHRLGRVAYAPTYAAMQEFTAQRCADAPDQLWICEHPPVFTQGISARPEHLLDTGDIPVTTTNRGGKVTFHGPGQVVAYPLIDLRRAGYYVKEYVYRVEEAVIRTLAHFGITGHRVAGAPGIYVRLDDPTSHQVLAQRPRHREPGAPLPGPDFAGLGKISALGIKVTRHCSLHGVALNVAMDLEPFARINPCGYMGLRTVDLSTIGVHTTWDEAADVLSKHLIARLTP; from the coding sequence ATCGAACTTCATCGCCTTGGCCGGGTGGCTTATGCGCCGACCTACGCCGCGATGCAGGAATTCACCGCGCAGCGATGCGCAGATGCGCCTGATCAGCTCTGGATTTGTGAACACCCACCGGTGTTCACCCAAGGCATCTCCGCCCGCCCAGAGCATCTGCTGGATACCGGTGACATCCCCGTAACAACCACCAATCGGGGCGGCAAGGTCACCTTTCACGGGCCGGGCCAGGTCGTGGCCTACCCGCTGATCGACTTGCGTCGTGCAGGCTATTACGTCAAAGAATATGTCTACCGCGTGGAGGAGGCCGTGATTCGCACTCTGGCGCATTTCGGCATCACCGGCCACCGGGTAGCTGGTGCGCCAGGCATCTATGTGCGGCTCGATGATCCGACCAGCCACCAAGTGCTGGCTCAGCGGCCGCGTCACAGAGAGCCCGGCGCACCGCTTCCCGGACCCGACTTTGCGGGCCTGGGCAAGATTTCAGCGCTCGGCATCAAGGTGACGCGCCACTGCAGTCTGCATGGCGTGGCTCTCAACGTGGCAATGGACTTGGAGCCGTTCGCTCGCATCAACCCATGCGGCTACATGGGTTTGCGCACGGTGGACCTTTCTACAATCGGGGTCCACACCACTTGGGATGAGGCTGCGGATGTGCTCAGCAAGCATCTGATCGCGCGGCTGACGCCCTGA
- the lipA gene encoding lipoyl synthase — translation MSTSDVVREAQSSAEYNPLIKQKAAAKLSRIPVKVEPGPVLKKPEWIRVKAGSPSTRFYEIKSILREHKLHTVCEEASCPNIGECFGNGTATFMIMGDKCTRRCPFCDVGHGRPDALDKDEPLNLARTIAALRLKYAVITSVDRDDLRDGGAGHFVECIQNIRALSPSTQIEILTPDFRGRDERALEILKTGLPDVMNHNLETAPRLYKEARPGSDYQFSLNLLKKFKERYPDVPTKSGIMVGLGETDEEILDVMRDLRAHGVSMLTVGQYLAPSSSHLPVRRYVHPDQFKQIEEAAYAMGFSHAAVGAMVRSSYHADQQAHAAGL, via the coding sequence ATGAGCACCTCCGACGTCGTCCGCGAAGCGCAATCGAGCGCCGAATACAACCCGCTTATCAAGCAAAAAGCAGCCGCCAAGCTCTCGCGCATTCCGGTCAAGGTGGAGCCAGGCCCGGTGCTGAAGAAGCCCGAATGGATTCGGGTCAAGGCGGGTTCGCCCAGCACACGCTTCTATGAGATCAAGAGCATCCTGCGCGAGCACAAGCTGCACACCGTATGCGAAGAGGCCAGCTGCCCGAACATTGGCGAATGCTTTGGCAACGGCACCGCCACGTTCATGATCATGGGCGACAAGTGCACGCGCCGCTGCCCGTTCTGCGATGTGGGGCATGGCCGACCCGACGCACTCGACAAGGACGAGCCCTTGAACCTCGCGCGCACCATTGCTGCGCTGCGCCTGAAGTACGCGGTGATCACCAGCGTGGACCGCGACGATCTGCGCGACGGCGGCGCCGGGCATTTCGTGGAGTGCATTCAGAACATTCGCGCGCTCTCCCCCAGCACGCAGATCGAAATCCTCACCCCGGATTTTCGCGGACGCGACGAGCGCGCACTGGAGATTCTCAAAACTGGATTGCCTGATGTAATGAACCACAACTTGGAAACCGCACCCCGGTTGTACAAGGAAGCGCGCCCAGGAAGCGACTACCAGTTTTCCTTGAACCTGCTCAAGAAGTTCAAGGAACGGTACCCGGACGTGCCTACCAAGAGCGGCATCATGGTGGGCCTGGGCGAAACCGACGAGGAAATTCTGGACGTGATGCGCGATCTGCGCGCGCATGGCGTGAGCATGCTGACCGTCGGCCAGTACCTGGCGCCCAGCAGCAGCCATCTGCCCGTGCGCCGCTACGTGCACCCAGACCAATTCAAGCAAATTGAGGAAGCCGCCTACGCCATGGGTTTCTCGCACGCTGCCGTAGGCGCCATGGTGCGATCGAGTTACCACGCGGATCAGCAGGCGCACGCCGCCGGCCTGTAG
- a CDS encoding peroxiredoxin-like family protein, which translates to MLVPRQAVPALELPTLDHGPYALSAQKPMRATLVVFYRGLHCPICFKYLLELGRLREDFEKRGVEVIAISSDTQERARAMADKLGAPQLRVGYDLPLDVARAWGLYVSTSRGMTSIGIEEPALFSEPGVFIVQADGSLYYGAVQTMPFARPHFDELLGAMDFAIAKDYPARGEYTGRA; encoded by the coding sequence ATGCTCGTTCCCCGCCAAGCTGTGCCTGCCCTTGAGTTGCCTACCCTGGATCACGGACCCTATGCCTTGTCAGCGCAAAAGCCCATGCGCGCCACCTTGGTGGTGTTTTATCGGGGGCTGCACTGCCCCATTTGCTTCAAGTACCTGCTCGAATTGGGGCGCCTGCGCGAAGACTTTGAAAAACGGGGTGTCGAGGTGATCGCCATCTCCAGCGACACCCAGGAGCGCGCCCGCGCTATGGCCGACAAGTTGGGCGCGCCGCAGCTGCGCGTGGGCTACGATCTGCCGCTGGATGTGGCGCGCGCCTGGGGTCTGTATGTGAGCACTTCACGCGGCATGACGTCCATCGGCATCGAAGAGCCGGCCCTGTTCTCCGAACCCGGCGTGTTCATCGTGCAGGCCGACGGCAGCCTGTACTACGGCGCCGTCCAGACCATGCCGTTTGCGCGCCCGCATTTCGACGAGTTGCTGGGCGCAATGGATTTCGCCATTGCAAAGGACTACCCGGCGCGCGGCGAATACACCGGCAGGGCGTAG
- a CDS encoding helix-turn-helix transcriptional regulator, which translates to MTDDPKVDRLSALLQRFPMKVRPLFQGAFDPAGTSFLTPPTGGVLHLVGGAGVLMQGADMLAEINGPCVLFLPRTVPHRLCAHGARSAALLSASVDMGAPENNPLVRALPPLVLVALCDSPELETSCRLLWDEADASRCAHALLLERACEVLMIQLLRYAIAHRLMDTGLLCGLADARLMRVLAAVHADPAAPWTLPRMAGVAYMSRARFAAHFSQVLGEAPGEYLGRWRMGVARSLLVRGMPVKQVAQEAGYASASALTRAFSRRMGQPPSRWLAEQRAATEGQRPAAGISKL; encoded by the coding sequence ATGACCGATGATCCCAAAGTAGACCGCCTCTCGGCCTTGCTGCAGCGGTTTCCCATGAAAGTCCGGCCACTTTTCCAGGGGGCATTCGACCCGGCCGGAACGTCTTTCCTGACACCGCCCACTGGCGGTGTGCTGCATCTGGTGGGCGGCGCCGGCGTACTGATGCAGGGCGCGGATATGCTGGCGGAGATCAATGGACCCTGTGTGCTGTTTCTCCCGCGCACCGTCCCGCATCGGCTTTGCGCACATGGCGCCCGCAGCGCGGCGCTGTTGAGCGCCTCGGTGGATATGGGCGCGCCCGAGAACAACCCGCTGGTGCGCGCCCTGCCGCCGTTGGTTCTGGTGGCGCTCTGCGACAGCCCCGAGCTGGAAACCAGCTGCAGACTGCTCTGGGACGAGGCCGATGCCAGCCGCTGCGCGCATGCACTGTTGCTGGAGCGCGCCTGCGAAGTTCTCATGATCCAGCTCCTGCGCTATGCCATCGCCCACCGTTTGATGGACACCGGTTTGCTCTGCGGACTGGCGGACGCACGTTTGATGCGCGTGCTGGCGGCGGTGCACGCCGACCCGGCCGCGCCGTGGACGTTGCCGCGCATGGCAGGCGTGGCGTACATGTCTCGGGCGCGTTTCGCCGCGCACTTCTCCCAGGTGCTCGGCGAGGCGCCGGGCGAATACCTGGGACGCTGGCGTATGGGCGTGGCGCGTTCGCTGCTGGTGCGGGGCATGCCGGTCAAGCAGGTGGCCCAAGAGGCCGGCTACGCCAGCGCCAGCGCACTGACGCGGGCGTTTTCCCGCCGCATGGGACAGCCACCGTCGCGCTGGCTGGCTGAACAGCGCGCCGCCACCGAGGGCCAGCGCCCAGCAGCGGGAATCTCCAAACTCTAA
- a CDS encoding HPr family phosphocarrier protein, which yields MIKTRKTISNRLGLHARASAKLSKVATSFPCDVWMSRGERRINAKSIMGVMMLAAGMGAEIEIETDGEHEQEAMDALVALIDDKFGEGQ from the coding sequence ATGATCAAGACCCGCAAGACCATCAGCAATAGGCTCGGCCTGCATGCCCGTGCCTCCGCCAAACTCAGCAAGGTCGCCACGAGTTTTCCCTGCGATGTTTGGATGAGCCGGGGCGAGCGACGCATCAATGCCAAGAGCATCATGGGAGTGATGATGCTTGCGGCTGGCATGGGCGCCGAGATCGAGATTGAAACCGATGGCGAACACGAGCAGGAGGCCATGGACGCCCTGGTGGCGCTGATTGACGACAAATTCGGAGAGGGCCAGTAA
- a CDS encoding PTS sugar transporter subunit IIA, producing MNTLIFLIAHAPLAHALRECALHVFSDCADDVRALDVHADAAPEQTLERARALLEDCAERPVLVLTDLFGATPCNMAQRLVEGRAATRLVTGVNLPMLLRAVSYRTESLDLLVQRAVVGGTQGVMQVAVRAPQNQVRPIHDQDPQDHQQ from the coding sequence ATGAATACGCTAATTTTTCTCATCGCCCACGCACCGCTTGCGCATGCCTTGCGCGAATGTGCTCTGCATGTTTTTTCTGATTGCGCCGACGATGTGCGCGCGCTCGATGTGCATGCTGACGCCGCGCCGGAGCAAACGCTCGAGCGCGCGCGTGCCTTGCTGGAAGATTGTGCAGAGCGCCCGGTGCTGGTGCTGACCGACCTGTTTGGCGCCACACCGTGCAATATGGCCCAGCGTCTGGTGGAAGGTCGCGCAGCCACGCGGCTGGTTACCGGAGTGAACCTCCCCATGCTGCTGCGCGCCGTAAGCTACCGAACCGAGTCGCTAGATCTCCTGGTCCAGCGCGCCGTCGTTGGCGGTACGCAAGGTGTCATGCAGGTGGCCGTGCGCGCGCCCCAGAATCAAGTACGTCCCATTCATGATCAAGACCCGCAAGACCATCAGCAATAG
- a CDS encoding MFS transporter, whose amino-acid sequence MSVLGRRAAVWVFLPFAAAYFLAALLRAVTATLAPTLAEAFTLGAADLGLLSGGYFLGFAFTQLPLGRWLDRYGPRQVLLAFLGVAVLGCGVFALATGFSSLLVGRMLFGAGVSACLMAPLTGYRRWYSPAAQLRANAWMLMTGSLGMVASTLPVQWLLPVLGWRALFWGIAALVLLSGAWIALAVPSWNRPRQEATVLLEANDTAGYSVVWRHPYFRRLAPLGFFTYGGMVAMQTLWAGPWMQRVAHYSELEAATGLFWINVSMLCTFWAWGLLGPWMARHAIDVNRVIARGLPFSLCVMLGLLLLGPQAGSAVWALYCVSCTVMALSLPAVAAAFDANAAGRALSAYNLVVFGGVFVLQWGIGLAVDGFIAAGLDVLGAFRAALGMYLACNLLAWLWFLRKPARP is encoded by the coding sequence GTGAGCGTCCTGGGGCGGCGCGCGGCGGTATGGGTGTTTTTGCCGTTTGCTGCGGCCTATTTCCTCGCCGCGCTGTTGCGCGCTGTGACGGCTACGCTGGCCCCCACGCTGGCAGAAGCTTTCACACTCGGTGCAGCCGATCTGGGTTTGCTCTCGGGTGGCTACTTCCTTGGATTTGCTTTCACACAGCTGCCATTGGGCCGCTGGCTGGATCGCTACGGCCCGCGCCAAGTGCTGTTGGCCTTTTTAGGCGTGGCCGTGCTGGGTTGCGGGGTGTTTGCGCTCGCCACCGGCTTCAGCAGTTTGCTGGTTGGGCGCATGCTGTTTGGCGCAGGCGTCAGCGCCTGCCTGATGGCACCACTGACGGGCTACCGCCGCTGGTACAGCCCGGCGGCGCAGCTGCGGGCCAATGCATGGATGCTGATGACGGGGTCGCTCGGCATGGTGGCATCTACGCTGCCCGTTCAGTGGCTGCTTCCCGTACTGGGTTGGCGTGCGCTGTTCTGGGGCATTGCGGCACTGGTGCTTTTGTCTGGCGCATGGATCGCGCTGGCCGTGCCGAGCTGGAATCGTCCCAGGCAAGAAGCCACGGTGCTGCTGGAAGCGAACGACACGGCTGGCTATTCCGTCGTCTGGCGCCATCCCTACTTTCGCCGCCTGGCGCCATTGGGTTTTTTCACCTACGGTGGCATGGTCGCGATGCAAACCCTTTGGGCTGGACCCTGGATGCAGCGGGTGGCGCACTACAGCGAGTTGGAGGCCGCCACAGGGCTGTTCTGGATCAACGTGTCCATGCTGTGCACCTTCTGGGCCTGGGGGCTGCTCGGGCCGTGGATGGCGCGGCACGCCATTGACGTCAACCGGGTCATCGCCCGTGGCCTGCCATTCTCGCTGTGCGTGATGCTAGGCCTCTTGCTGCTGGGGCCGCAGGCAGGCAGTGCAGTCTGGGCGCTGTACTGCGTCTCGTGCACGGTGATGGCGCTGTCCCTGCCAGCGGTGGCCGCCGCTTTCGACGCCAACGCGGCGGGGCGGGCATTGTCGGCCTACAACCTCGTGGTGTTTGGAGGCGTTTTTGTGCTGCAGTGGGGCATCGGGCTGGCGGTCGATGGGTTCATTGCTGCGGGGCTGGACGTGCTCGGGGCGTTCCGCGCTGCGCTGGGGATGTATCTGGCGTGCAATCTCCTCGCCTGGCTGTGGTTTCTGCGCAAGCCGGCGCGGCCATAA
- a CDS encoding TlpA disulfide reductase family protein: MGTKKVWAMAAIAAFAALGAWLFLGTGPAPAPQSTFVLLDASTRTTADLRGKVTLVNFWATSCTTCVAEMPELVATHEKYHAQGFDTLAVAMSYDPPSYVVNFVETRKLPFQVALDNTGAIAKAWGDVQLTPTTYLVNKRGEIVKTYVGAPKFDELHRLIESLLAET, from the coding sequence ATGGGTACGAAAAAGGTGTGGGCCATGGCTGCCATTGCAGCGTTTGCTGCGTTGGGTGCATGGCTTTTCCTGGGCACTGGTCCTGCCCCCGCGCCGCAATCGACCTTCGTTTTGCTCGATGCCAGCACGCGTACTACAGCGGATTTGCGCGGCAAGGTAACGCTGGTGAATTTCTGGGCCACCAGCTGCACCACCTGTGTGGCCGAAATGCCTGAGTTGGTCGCTACGCACGAGAAATACCACGCACAAGGCTTTGACACGCTCGCCGTGGCGATGAGCTACGACCCGCCCAGCTACGTCGTGAATTTCGTGGAAACGCGCAAGCTCCCGTTTCAAGTAGCACTCGACAACACCGGCGCGATTGCCAAGGCCTGGGGCGATGTGCAGCTCACGCCCACCACTTATCTGGTCAACAAGCGCGGCGAGATCGTCAAAACCTATGTCGGTGCGCCGAAGTTTGATGAGCTGCACCGGCTGATCGAGTCGCTTCTGGCCGAAACCTGA